A single genomic interval of Coccidioides posadasii str. Silveira chromosome 1, complete sequence harbors:
- the SID3 gene encoding Hydroxyornithine transacylase sid3 (antiSMASH:Cluster_1.6~SMCOG1203:putative siderophore biosynthesis protein~EggNog:ENOG410PGG3~COG:J~BUSCO:6176at33183): MTFTSKAAELPLVRLPEPYRTKYEIWQSPSRSNGRIFQLRLSSEQDSSTSQPPEPLHNDTLLFSELISSPQSRLPAASDNTDWARACRCLVSFITWDGEIAPTVGQIWIIVYAILSVWPAEEYFRLSLSGAQNDQLREEISATGLGRRFPERAGSEKVEDVIISRAAFWQGAASPFGNRPAWVAQRQGTDSSRFQATDYPAFPLQYTITTEFSNRPVHVQHPVRPAKPARGATIYSRYIPHLDEFFSMVHLDYQDETHLALFHKWQNDPRVAVNWNETGTLEEHREYLRKIDLDPHQMAVLAKFDDNYFAYFEIYWAKEDHMGTYYPALDWDRGRHSLVGDAKFRGPHRAMAWWTSLIHYIFLDEPRTTCVVGEPKATNEPVLGYDAAHGFHIYKWGDLPHKRSAMVRCERIRFFEIVNFGSVTSSGTAKSTKPKL, translated from the exons ATGACCTTCACTTCGAAAGCCGCCGAGCTTCCGCTCGTAAGACTACCAGAACCGTATCGAacaaaatatgaaatctgGCAGAGTCCATCTCGTTCGAACGGGCGGATATTCCAACTTCGACTGTCAAGCGAGCAGGATAGCAGCACAAGCCAACCCCCAGAACCGCTTCACAATGATACACTCCTCTTCAGCGAGCTAATATCAAGCCCCCAATCCCGCCTACCAGCCGCGTCCGATAACACTGACTGGGCTCGTGCCTGCAGATGTTTGGTGTCCTTCATTACGTGGGACGGAGAGATTGCTCCCACCGTGGGCCAAATTTGGATCATAGTATACGCGATTCTGTCAGTATGGCCTGCCGAGGAGTATTTCCGATTAAGTCTTTCGGGTGCGCAAAACGATCAGCTGCGGGAGGAAATATCTGCCACAGGCCTTGGAAGACGTTTTCCAGAACGTGCCGGATCGGAGAAAGTTGAGGATGTGATCATATCGAGGGCAGCTTTCTGGCAAGGAGCTGCATCGCCATTCGGAAACCGTCCTGCCTGGGTGGCACAACGACAAGGAACGGATAGTTCCAGGTTCCAGGCTACAGATTATCCAGCTTTCCCGCTACAGTACACCATTACGACGGAGTTCTCTAACCGTCCCGTACATGTGCAGCATCCCGTTCGGCCAGCAAAACCTGCCCGCGGAGCAACCATATACAGTCGCTATATCCCACATTTGGACGAGTTTTTCTCCATGGTGCATCTTGACTACCAGGATGAAACCCATCTCGCTCTATTCCATAAGTGGCAAAACGATCCAAGGGTTGCAGTAAATTGGAACGAAACCGGAACATTGGAGGAGCACCGAGAATATCTGCGAAAAATCGACCTAGATCCTCATCAGATGGCGGTCCTCGCTAAGTTTGATGATAACTATTTTGCTTACTTTGAAATATACTGGGCCAAG GAGGACCACATGGGAACGTATTACCCTGCTCTTGACTGGGATCGGGGTCGCCATTCGTTAGTAGGGGATGCAAAGTTTCGAGGTCCTCATCGGGCGATGGCTTGGTGGACAAGCTTGATCCATTACATATTCCTCGATGAGCCGCGAACGACATGCGTCGTGGGAGAGCCTAAGGCCACGAATGAGCCAGTGTTGGGATACGATGCTGCTCATGGATTCCATATCTATAAGTGGGGTGATCTGCCGCACAAGAGGTCAGCAATGGTTAGGTGTGAACGCATACGGTTCTTCGaaatcgtcaattttggaaGTGTAACAAGCAGCGGAACTGCAAAGTCCACCAAGCCCAAGCTGTAG
- a CDS encoding uncharacterized protein (antiSMASH:Cluster_1.6~EggNog:ENOG410PGWF~COG:L~BUSCO:2370at33183): protein MGKKRKHGELFRGSEPSSESMSSKGFGIGHTLSLLREPPPSPIATAAQPSSGQVDSNGTAEGDISADWEVVDHKAKKKKRAGKEKTKYPSLTYAEGQMQNPIKISDLQGLLLYCFADGVAPQWISVKHSGHVKKVVVVMVPGLEPGMFDGSIPLIKEPTVASTANGSTAEGEGLSEFERWKKGLSPTKDSPRSNPKALSREQLPEPLQPLADMFPHVWPVKSPGDTKYNKLHSPLQAILMSSLPKSKESGRASGPKPHRGEASWVSQRTPITSFIATVSDLKEGDYVLHPALFDVAEEKQANTDIRVKAGQTPEHGWVDTTVTHFTEGIVPEKDIQGGSLTAGRQVLALDCEMCITEGGVSELARISLVGWDGEVVLDELVKPQRPVIDYLTQYSGMTKEKLDPVTTTLSDVQKKLLDILHPRTILVGHSLNSDLTALKLTHPYIIDTAIIYPHPRGPPLKSSLRWLAQKYLSREIQKGQLGHDSIEDAKAVLDLVKQKCEKGERWGTGDSFNESIFRRLSRASRDSRVGQAAPGEGRTGAVVDWGNPERGFGAHATVALGCRNDDEVVVAVDRAVNGDEDGHLVPGGGVDFTWARLRELEVMRGWCNRVPGTSNTDDSAPVAVKPSSAADHPEFLAPAVAKLVAHIKRIYDGLPPCTLFIVYSGTGDPRDVVRLQAMHRTYMEEFRSRKPWHELSVKWTDTEEQALKKALVKAREGCGFMTVK from the coding sequence ATGGGCAAAAAGCGTAAGCATGGAGAATTATTTCGGGGTTCAGAACCAAGCTCTGAGTCTATGTCCAGCAAAGGTTTTGGGATAGGTCATACTCTATCTCTTCTTCGCGAgcctcctccttctcctaTTGCTACTGCTGCTCAGCCATCTTCTGGACAGGTAGATAGCAATGGAACTGCCGAAGGCGATATATCCGCCGACTGGGAGGTGGTTGATCATAAAgccaagaagaaaaagagagcaGGCAAAGAGAAAACTAAGTACCCAAGTCTCACCTACGCCGAAGGCCAAATGCAAAATCCGATCAAGATATCGGATTTACAGGGACTACTGCTTTATTGTTTTGCGGACGGAGTTGCTCCGCAATGGATATCAGTGAAGCATTCCGGGCATGTCAAAAAGGTTGTTGTGGTTATGGTTCCTGGCTTGGAGCCTGGGATGTTTGATGGCTCGATACCACTGATCAAGGAACCTACCGTTGCATCAACGGCGAATGGCTCTACTGCGGAAGGAGAAGGGCTCAGCGAATTTGAACGATGGAAAAAGGGACTATCTCCGACCAAAGATTCACCTCGTTCAAACCCAAAAGCTCTGTCTCGGGAGCAGCTTCCGGAGCCGTTACAGCCCCTAGCTGACATGTTCCCCCACGTTTGGCCAGTGAAATCCCCTGGAGATACAAAATACAACAAACTCCATTCTCCGCTCCAGGCGATTCTCATGTCATCCCTTCCGAAATCAAAGGAAAGCGGACGCGCCTCAGGCCCCAAGCCGCACCGTGGCGAAGCGTCTTGGGTTTCCCAGCGAACACCCATCACTAGCTTCATTGCAACTGTTAGCGATTTAAAAGAGGGAGACTATGTCCTGCATCCGGCTCTGTTTGATGTTGCTGAAGAAAAGCAAGCCAACACAGACATCCGGGTAAAGGCAGGGCAGACCCCAGAACACGGTTGGGTTGATACTACCGTGACCCACTTTACCGAAGGAATCGTTCCTGAAAAGGACATACAAGGGGGTAGTCTTACCGCTGGCCGGCAGGTGCTGGCTCTTGATTGTGAGATGTGTATCACCGAAGGCGGCGTTTCTGAGCTGGCACGGATAAGTCTGGTCGGGTGGGATGGGGAAGTAGTCTTAGACGAACTTGTCAAGCCCCAGCGACCCGTGATTGATTATCTGACACAATATTCCGGAATGACAAAGGAGAAGTTAGACCCAGTTACGACAACACTTTCCGATGTTCAGAAAAAGTTGCTAGACATACTGCACCCACGTACGATACTAGTCGGCCATTCGTTAAACTCTGACCTGACTGCCTTGAAGTTAACGCACCCCTATATTATCGACACGGCAATAATCTATCCGCATCCTCGAGGGCCACCATTGAAATCGAGCCTCAGGTGGCTAGCCCAGAAATATCTCAGCCGAGAGATCCAAAAAGGCCAATTGGGCCACGATTCCATTGAGGATGCTAAAGCGGTTCTTGACCTTGTCAAACAGAAATGCGAAAAGGGGGAGCGGTGGGGAACAGGTGACTCCTTCAACGAAAGTATTTTCCGACGGCTCTCTAGGGCTTCGAGAGATAGTCGAGTCGGCCAGGCAGCCCCAGGCGAAGGGAGAACGGGTGCCGTGGTCGACTGGGGAAACCCCGAACGTGGGTTTGGAGCCCACGCTACAGTTGCTTTGGGCTGTCGAAACGATGACGAAGTGGTGGTTGCGGTGGATAGGGCTGTCAATGGAGACGAGGATGGCCATCTCGTTCCTGGAGGTGGTGTCGACTTCACCTGGGCAAGATTACGAGAACTGGAGGTTATGCGAGGCTGGTGCAATCGGGTTCCTGGAACGTCGAACACGGACGACTCAGCTCCTGTGGCTGTCAAGCCATCGTCTGCAGCGGATCATCCCGAGTTTCTTGCTCCCGCTGTTGCAAAATTAGTAGCACATATCAAGCGCATATACGATGGATTGCCTCCGTGTACGCTCTTTATTGTCTATTCCGGCACCGGGGACCCGCGAGACGTTGTTCGTCTACAGGCCATGCACAGGACTTACATGGAGGAATTTCGCAGCCGAAAGCCATGGCATGAACTGAGCGTGAAGTGGACAGATACGGAAGAGCAGGCGTTGAAGAAAGCACTAGTAAAAGCCCGGGAAGGGTGTGGTTTTATGACTGTAAAGTAG
- the MFS2_1 gene encoding MFS siderochrome iron transporter 1 (antiSMASH:Cluster_1.6~SMCOG1005:Drug resistance transporter, EmrB/QacA~EggNog:ENOG410QE3D~COG:P~TransMembrane:14 (i61-79o99-119i131-148o160-178i187-205o217-244i265-289o301-323i343-365o385-403i410-429o435-456i468-496o549-568i)) has protein sequence MRSLLSHTKLEVPVAKADTKPTDAEAGKDDATSHSDSEDISKDAQTGVQDMQAMTTVWSTYHLIAAYILIWVIAFLDSLQSGMSFALTPFVTSNFQRHSLTAATDIMASLIGGLFKLPLAKILDIWGRPQGFGLMVIMMTMGLIMMAGCNNVQTFAAAQVFYWVGYNGVSYTISIFIADTSALKNRALMFAFSSSPYIVTTWASGPMAESFLKHTGFRWGFGTFAIVVPVVCSLLFGLFMYNYNKAKKVGLLPKRESNRTTMESLKYYFFEFDIIGLLLVTSGLAMFLLPFSLYSYQADGWKSPLVLCLIIFGGLLVIVFALYEKLFAPVTFIPFDLLTDRTVLGACILAGVLFVSFYIWNSFFFSFLLVVNNLSVTHASYIRNIYSIGSCLWAIVVGILIRWSGRFKWLAVWFGVPFTILGVGLMIRFRQPDVNVGYIIMCQIFIAFAGGTLVICEQMAVMAATSHQFVAVVLAIEGMFSHIGGAVGSTIATAVWTGVFPKKLAEYLPPESQGNLTAIYGDVAIQSSYPVGSPTRNAINRAYGDAQKYMLIAATAILSLAVVSTAVWRDIKVKDFKQVKGRVV, from the exons ATGAGGTCTCTCCTTTCGCACACGAAGCTTGAAGTCCCTGTGGCTAAGGCCGATACGAAGCCTACCGATGCAGAGGCTGGTAAAGATGATGCTACCTCGCACAGCGACAGCGAGGACATCTCGAAAGATGCCCAAACCGGTGTGCAGGATATGCAAGCTATGACAACTGTCTGGAGCACATACCACCTAATTGCGGCCTACATATT AATTTGGGTGATCGCATTTCTAGATTCGCTGCAGTCAGGAATGTCGTTCGCATTAACGCCGTTCGTAACCAGTAACTTCCAGAGGCATTCGTTGACTGCTGCCACGGACATTATGGCAAGTCTCATTGGTGGACTTTTCAAATTGCCTCTGGCAAAGATCCTTGATATCTGGGGTCGCCCCCAAGGTTTTGGACTTATGGTGATTATGATGACCATGGGACTTATCATGATGGCGGGCTGCAACAATGTCCAAACATTTGCCGCTGCTCAAGTTTTCTATTGGGTTGG GTATAATGGAGTGTCGTATACCATTTCTATCTTCATCGCTGATACATCGGCCCTGAAAAATCGAGCTCTGATGTTTGCGTTTTCGTCCTCTCCCTACATTGTCACGACCTGGGCTAGCGGGCCAATGGCAGAGAGCTTCTTAAAGCACACTGGGTTTCGATGGGGGTTCGGCACCTTTGCCATCGTGGTCCCAGTCGTCTGCTCGCTTCTCTTCGGACTATTTATGTACAATTATAATAAAGCAAAAAAAGTCGGACTACTACCGAAGAGGGAAAGCAACCGCACCACAATGGAATCCCTCAAATACTACTTCTTCGAGTTCGATATTATTGGTTTACTCCTTGTCACCAGCGGTCTGGCGATGTTCCTCCTTCCATTCAGTCTTTATTCCTACCAGGCCGATGGCTGGAAATCACCGCTGGTTCTTTGTCTCATTATATTCGGTGGTCTCCTCGTTATTGTATTCGCCTTATACGAGAAGCTTTTCGCGCCTGTCACCTTTATCCCGTTCGACCTTCTGACGGATCGCACTGTTCTCGGAGCGTGCATTCTCGCGGGCGTTCTCTTCGTCAGCTTCTACATCTGGAATAGCTTTTTCTTCTCGTTTCTGTTGGTTGTTAACAACCTTAGCGTCACACACGCAAGCTATATCCGCAACATTTACAGCATAGGCTCCTGCCTCTGGGCCATAGTTGTCGGTATCTTGATCCGTTGGAGCGGTCGTTTCAAATGGCTGGCCGTGTGGTTCGGCGTTCCTTTCACAATCCTTGGGGTGGGTTTGATGATCAGGTTCCGTCAACCAGATGTCAACGTCGGCTACATCATCATGTGTCAGATTTTTATCGCATTTGCCGGTGGTACACTTGTTATCTGCGAACAAATGGCCGTCATGGCAGCGACTTCTCATCAATTTGTCGCAGTCGTGCTTGCCATCGAGGGCATGTTTTCTCATATCGGGGGTGCTGTTGGGAGCACGATTGCCACCGCCGTTTGGACTGGAGTCTTCCCGAAGAAGCTTGCCGAATACCTTCCGCCGGAATCACAGGGTAATCTCACGGCAATCTATGGCGACGTGGCAATCCAATCATCATACCCTGTGGGCAGTCCAACTAGGAACGCCATCAACAGAGCCTACGGCGATGCCCAAAAATACATGCTTATTGCCGCTACGGCTATCTTGAGCTTGGCAGTTGTCTCAACAGCCGTCTGGAGAGACATCAAGGTCAAAGACTTCAAGCAAGTCAAGGGCCGTGTCGTTTAA
- the SID4 gene encoding SIN component scaffold protein Sid4 (antiSMASH:Cluster_1.6~SMCOG1002:AMP-dependent synthetase and ligase~EggNog:ENOG410PIIB~COG:I): MTTALTSTSYQTPLLRLQQTLDHIQAPSDQTDAHKLSIVHGPIDTPLWDMTLGELLSFQCLRYRDSECLVCPWTGARWTYGYLEDESNQLARGLLAKGIKRGDRIGVMAGNCEQYVSLFFAAARVGAILVVINNTYTCPELMYALKHVGCKLLFIVPRIGRHSLLDALSNLKTPLGRSNDLPELQQTIMIRGRYRDFEVYDDVKYAGRSVPMNAVQRRQEELSPSDVCNLQFTSGSTGNPKAAMLSHYNLINNSRFIGDRMDFTQSDVLCCPPPLFHCFGLVLGLLACITHGAKIVYPGETFDPEAVLRAISDEKCTGLHGVPTMFESILSHPRPEGFDCTFLRTGIIAGAPVPRPLMRRLIDELNMTEFTSSYGLTEASPTCFNAITSDSIDRRLTTVGKVMPHASAKIINPQTGKTVRIGERGELCMAGYQLFRGYWNNPSKTAESLIRDEDGRVWLRTGDEAVFDSEGYCTITGRFKDIIIRGGENIYPLEIEERLAAHPAISRAAVVGMPDSHYGEVVGAFLSLEEGSSPPSAEEVRNWTRQTLGRHKAPRHVFVFGHDPCLPPLMPLTGSGKIQKQVLRDLGKTLVAQID, from the exons ATGACGACAGCACTAACATCAACATCATATCAGACACCACTGCTACGGCTGCAGCAGACATTAGACCATATCCAAGCACCATCAGACCAGACAGATGCGCACAAACTGTCTATCGTTCATGGCCCAATTGATACCCCTCTATGGGATATGACACTCGGCGAGCTGTTGTCCTTCCAATGCCTGCGATACCGGGATTCCGAATGTCTTGTCTGCCCTTGGACGGGTGCTAGATGGACGTACGGATATTTAGAAGATGAGAGCAACCAACTCGCGCGTGGACTGCTAGCCAAGGGAATCAAACGTGGAGATCGCATCGGTGTGATGGCCGGCAATTGCGAACAATAcgtttctttgttttttGCGGCGGCCCGGGTGGGGGCGATTCTGGTTGTTATCAATAACACCTATACCTGCCCAGAATTGATGTATGCGCTCAAGCATGTCG GATGCAAATTACTGTTTATTGTACCGCGAATCGGGCGACATAGCCTCCTCGATGCACTGAGCAACCTGAAAACACCACTTGGGCGTTCAAACGACCTTCCCGAGCTTCAGCAAACAATAATGATACGGGGCCGATATCGAGATTTTGAAGTATATGACGACGTGAAATATGCAGGTCGGTCTGTCCCAATGAATGCCGTTCAGCGCCGGCAAGAGGAACTTTCGCCGTCAGACGTTTGCAATCTTCAGTTCACAAGTGGCTCCACGGGAAATCCGAAAGCAGCTATGTTATCTCATTA TAACCTGATTAATAACTCTCGATTTATTGGAGATCGTATGGACTTCACGCAGTCAGATGTCCTATGTTGTCCACCGCCCTTATTCCATTGTTTCGGCCTAGTGCTCGGACTCCTTGCCTGTATAACTCACGGGGCCAAGATTGTCTATCCAGGAGAGACCTTTGATCCAGAAGCTGTTTTAAGAGCGATTTCTGACGAGAAATGCACCGGACTCCATGGAGTTCCCACGATGTTTGAGTCGATCTTATCACATCCACGGCCTGAGGGATTTGATTGCACATTCCTGAGAACTGGGATAATTGCAGGCGCACCGGTACCCCGGCCATTGATGCGGCGGTTAATAGATGAGCTTAATATGACGGAGTTTACCAGCAGCTACGGCCTAACCGAAGCTTCTCCGACGTGTTTTAACGCGATCACCAGCGATTCAATCGATCGACGTTTGACTACAGTTGGTAAGGTGATGCCACATGCAAGCGCAAAGATTATTAATCCGCAGACGGGCAAGACCGTTCGAATTGGCGAACGAGGAGAGCTTTGCATGGCGGGCTATCAATTGTTCAGAGGATATTGGAACAACCCTAGTAAAACCGCAGAATCCCTGATTCGCGACGAGGATGGGAGAGTGTGGCTAAGGACAGGGGATGAGGCCGTATTTGACAGTGAAGGGTACTGCACCATCACAGGACGCTTCAAAGACATTATAATTCGGGGCGGCGAAAATATATATCCCTTGGAGATCGAGGAGCGGCTTGCGGCTCACCCAGCGATCTCGCGGGCTGCGGTAGTGGGAATGCCGGATAGCCACTATGGCGAAGTTGTTGGAGCGTTCTTGTCTCTTGAGGAAGGCAGTTCTCCCCCATCAGCCGAAGAAGTAAGGAACTGGACGAGGCAAACCCTTGGACGACATAAGGCTCCTAGGCATGTCTTTGTATTTGGGCACGATCCCTGTCTTCCTCCCTTGATGCCGCTGACGGGAAGTGGTAAAATCCAGAAGCAAGTATTGAGGGACTTGGGAAAGACTTTGGTAGCACAGATAGACTAG